The Streptomyces rimosus genomic interval GTCGGACAGTTCCATGGCCCGTACGGCCCCGTCCCCGCCCGCGACGATCTCCTTGCCGCCGACGCCGGTGTGGACGTCGATGCCCATCTCCTCGACGGTACGGCGCAGCGCGCTGCCGCCGCCCTCGTCCACCTGGACGGCCATCAGCCGCGGCTGGAACTCCACGATGCGGGTCCGCAGCCCGAGCCCCTTGAGCGCACCGGCCGCCTCCAGGCCGAGCAGGCCGCCGCCGACGACCGTGCCGGTGCGGCAGTTCTTGGCGTACTCCTCGATGGCGAGCAGGTCCTCGACGGTCCGGTAGACGAAGCAGCCCGCGCTGTCCGCGCCCGGCACCGGCGGCACGAACGGGTACGAGCCGGTGGCCAGGACGAGCGTGTCGTAGGTGACCGTCAGGCCGGAGCGGGCGGTGACGGTGCGCGCCGCGCGGTCGATGGCGGTGGCCGGGTCGCCGAGGTGCAGTTCGATGCCGTGCCGGGCCATGAAATCGGCGTCGGCCAGCGCCAGGTCGTCCGGGGCGCGGCCGGAGAAGTACGAGGTGAGCTGGACCCGGTCGTAGGCGGGGCGCGGCTCCTCGCACAGCACGACCACCCGGGCCCGGCCCGTCACGCCGCGGTCGGCGAGGGCTTCGAGGAAGCGTTGGCCGACCATGCCGTGGCCGATGAGCACAAGGGTGGGAACGGCGGTTGCGGCCATGGTCAGGAGCCTCCGTCGGTGCGGGAAGGGGTGGCGGTCTCGGTGGTGAGCAGGTGCAGGAGCGGGGCCGTCGGCGGGAGCGGGTCGTCGGCCTCCCAGGTGCGCGCGAGGGTGCCGACGGCGCCCAGGTCGCCGAGGAGGATGCCGCCGACGAGCCGGTCGCCGCGGACGATGACCTTGCGGTAGGCGCCGCGGGTGGCGTCGGACAGGTGGATCACGTCGTCGCCGGGGCGGGGGGAGGGGGTGCCGAAGGCGGCCAGGTCGAGGGGGGCGCCGGCCGATCGGGGAGCGGAGCCGGGGCCGGTGAGGGTGAGGCGGGTGAGGGCGCGGGTGCCGCGGTAGCGGGCGGCCTCCGCGCCGAGGATGCGCGCCAGTTGGTCGGCCTGTTCGAGGGCGGCGCCCGCCAGGCCGTACACCAGGCCGTCGTGCTGCGCACAGTCGCCGATCGAGTGAATGAGGGGATCGGCCGTACGCAGCTGGTCGTCCACGACGATGCCGCGGTCGACCGGCAGCCCGGCGGCGCGCGCGAGGCCGACGCGCGGCCGTACTCCGCAGGCCAGGACCACCAGGTCGGCGGCCGGTGCATACCCGTCCGCGAGTTCCACACCGCGTACGGCACCGTCTTCGACGCGCAGCCCGCGCACCCGGCACTCCGTATGGACCTCGACGCCCAGCGCCTCCAGGTGCGCGCGCAGCAGGGCCGCGGCCTCGGCGTCCAGTTGGCGTTCCATCAGGTGCTCGCCCTGCTGTGCCAGTAGAACCGGTACGCCGCGCTCGGCCAGCGCGCGGGCCGCCGAGACCCCGAGCAGCCCGCCGCCGATCACCACGGCGCGTGCGCCGGGGCGGGCGGCGGCCGCGGCGAGCGCGGTGCAGTCGTCGAGCGTGCGGAACGGGTGGACGCCGTGCGGCAGGCCGCCGTCCGGCAGATCGGGCCGGCCAGGGGGGAAGAGGCCGCGCAGCGGCGGCAGCACCGGGTTGGAGCCGGTCGCGAGGACGAGCCGGTCGTACGGCACGGCCTGCCCGTCGTCGCACAGCACCGTACGGCGCTCCCGGTCGATCCGTTCCGCACGCACCCCGCCCAGCCACCGCACCGCGCTGTGCGGGGCGGGCAGGGTGATGACCTCCTGCGCGTACCGGCCGGCCAGTACGTCGGCGAGCAGAACACGGTTGTACGGCGCGTGCGGCTCCTCACCGATGACGGTGAGCACCGGGCCGCCGTCGGCGGACGCCCGGCCGAGGCGCTGCGCCAGCCGGGCCGCGGCCATGCCGCCGCCGATCACCACCACACGCTGTTGCGAGGTCATGTCCGCCAGCGTGCGGTCCGGCTGTTACCCGTCCGCATCTGCGTTGTTTCCCGTGGGGAACGCTGACCTCAGCGTGCGGGCGGGCGGGGTGTGAGGGGCCTGGCCGTAAGTTGAAGGCCATGCCCACAGCCGCCTCCGCACCTCGCCTGCGCCACCGCGTGCTCGCCCCCTTCACCTCCCGGAGCCTGGCCGCGGTGCTGCACGCCGTCCTCGGGCTGCCGTTCGCGCTGCTCGGCATGGCGCTCGTCGTCGGAGGGCTGCTGGTGAGCACGGTGCTCGCGTGGACCGCGCTGGGGCCGTGGCTGATGGCGCTGACCGTACGGGGAGCGGCGGCCCTCGGCGGCGCGCAGCGCGCCATGGCACGCGGGCTGCTGGCGATGGACATCGAAGCGCCCGCGCGACGCGAGGGCGGCGGGCCGCTCGGGTGGCGGCGCGCGGTACTCGGCGACAAGGCCGGGTGGCGGGCGGTCGGCTGCGCCCTCCTCGCGCCGTTCACGGCCGTCGCCCCGCTGCTGGTCGTCCTGGTGGCGTACGTGTACGGGCTGCTCTTCCTCGCCCACCCGGTCCTCAAGCACGTCAACTACTTCACCGAACGCGGCCCGGACGGCAGCGAACGCCATGTCTCGCTCCAGGTGGGCGGGGTGGAGTTCGACTCCTGGCCGCGCTGGCTGCTGGTCGTCGCCACCGGGGCCGTGCTGCTGCTCGCCGCGCCGTGGCTGCTGCGGCAGGCGCAGGCGCCGCACCGCTTCCTGGTGCGCTCGCTGCTCGGCCCCGACCCGTCCGCGCAGCGCATCCGCACTCTGGAGGAGACCCGTGCGCACGCCGTCGAGGACGCCGCGGCGACGCTCCGCCGCATCGAACGGGACCTGCACGACGGTACGCAGGCCCGGCTGGTCGGGCTGGGCATGCACCTGACGATGATCCGCGAGCTGATCGGCGCGGGCGCGGACCGGGACCGGCTGCTGGCCGTGGTGGAGACCGCGCAGGGCAACGCGAAGCAGGCCGTGGCCGACCTGCGGCACCTCGTACGGGGCATCCACCCGCCCGTACTGGACCAGGGCCTGGACGCGGCGCTCGCCACGCTCGCCGCCGACAGCGCCCTGCCGGTCACGCTCACCGTCGACGCGGCGACCCGCCGCCACCCGTCACCGGCCGTCGAATCCATTCTCTACTTCTGCGCCGCCGAACTGCTCGCCAACGCGGTGAAACACAGCGGCGCTTCGGGCGTCACGATGGAGCTGACCAGCGGGCCGGACCGGGACCCGGATGCGGCGGCGGGCTCCGGGGGCGAACTCCGGCTGCTCGTACGGGACGACGGGCGCGGCGGCGCGGTGATCGGCGCGGGCAGCGGGCTCACCGGACTGCGCGCCCGGGTGCGTACCGTGGACGCCACCCTGACCTGCGACAGTCCGCCCGGCGGGCCTACGGTGGTCACCGTCCGCGTCCCCCGCGCGTGACCGCCGTCATCCCGTATGACGCATCCCGATCACGCCTCCCGCACCGAAAGCAGGCCGCCCCATGCGCGTCGTCATCGCCGAGGACTCCGCGATCCTGCGGGACGGCCTCGTCCAACTCCTCGCCCTGCGCGGGGTGGAGGTGGCGGCGGCCGTCGGCGACGCCGAATCGCTGCGGGCCGCGGTCGCCGGACACCGCCCGGACGCCGCCGTCGTCGACATCCGGCTGCCGCCCGGCCACACCGACGAGGGGCTGCGCGCGGCCGTGGCCATCCGCCGGGACCACCCCGGCACCGGCGTACTGATCTTCTCCCAGTAC includes:
- a CDS encoding sensor histidine kinase, which encodes MPTAASAPRLRHRVLAPFTSRSLAAVLHAVLGLPFALLGMALVVGGLLVSTVLAWTALGPWLMALTVRGAAALGGAQRAMARGLLAMDIEAPARREGGGPLGWRRAVLGDKAGWRAVGCALLAPFTAVAPLLVVLVAYVYGLLFLAHPVLKHVNYFTERGPDGSERHVSLQVGGVEFDSWPRWLLVVATGAVLLLAAPWLLRQAQAPHRFLVRSLLGPDPSAQRIRTLEETRAHAVEDAAATLRRIERDLHDGTQARLVGLGMHLTMIRELIGAGADRDRLLAVVETAQGNAKQAVADLRHLVRGIHPPVLDQGLDAALATLAADSALPVTLTVDAATRRHPSPAVESILYFCAAELLANAVKHSGASGVTMELTSGPDRDPDAAAGSGGELRLLVRDDGRGGAVIGAGSGLTGLRARVRTVDATLTCDSPPGGPTVVTVRVPRA
- a CDS encoding NAD(P)/FAD-dependent oxidoreductase, which codes for MTSQQRVVVIGGGMAAARLAQRLGRASADGGPVLTVIGEEPHAPYNRVLLADVLAGRYAQEVITLPAPHSAVRWLGGVRAERIDRERRTVLCDDGQAVPYDRLVLATGSNPVLPPLRGLFPPGRPDLPDGGLPHGVHPFRTLDDCTALAAAAARPGARAVVIGGGLLGVSAARALAERGVPVLLAQQGEHLMERQLDAEAAALLRAHLEALGVEVHTECRVRGLRVEDGAVRGVELADGYAPAADLVVLACGVRPRVGLARAAGLPVDRGIVVDDQLRTADPLIHSIGDCAQHDGLVYGLAGAALEQADQLARILGAEAARYRGTRALTRLTLTGPGSAPRSAGAPLDLAAFGTPSPRPGDDVIHLSDATRGAYRKVIVRGDRLVGGILLGDLGAVGTLARTWEADDPLPPTAPLLHLLTTETATPSRTDGGS